A genomic window from Solidesulfovibrio sp. includes:
- a CDS encoding outer membrane homotrimeric porin: MKKAFVWVLAVIGCLGMLAEARAATEVKMVGDALVYGVYYSNRNFTGWNAATWTSATPTWKGAGAKTEESFQIWERFRWRTDFIASEAVKFRLALKVEDTWGYGTFTAANPAVAIMPYQAYLQFRIPGCAFEATAGLQRVDLPQSGLFYASPVFGDNAAALVVKGPLIDKTLSVLAGFGRLIDTNRTYDTTTTQVADELDMYFLAFPVTVEGFTATPWGAVAVAGRGANYFTNKGSQYGSSYFADTLTSAGTYISPKLWKNEQNPFWWVGGAFEVSALDPVRFYADVIYGAGAQNDRKKSRREGWFLDLGLEYTGWDVLTPQVFGWWSTGEDKSTLNGSERMPLVRPNWGPGNSFLFDDSQELVKDSNMGMSPVGSWGLGASLNNVTFVEKLTHRLTVLYVAGTNSARAIRSLNTALGSNPYFQMGRDLTVNESVLGLNFDTKYMIYQNLAAIVETGWAHGEFQQSVWGHRLASQARDGDTWKVAFGLSYKF, from the coding sequence ATGAAAAAAGCATTTGTCTGGGTCTTGGCCGTCATCGGGTGTCTCGGCATGTTGGCCGAGGCCCGGGCGGCCACGGAAGTGAAAATGGTCGGCGACGCCCTGGTTTACGGCGTCTATTATTCCAACCGCAACTTCACCGGCTGGAACGCCGCCACCTGGACCTCGGCCACGCCGACCTGGAAAGGCGCCGGCGCCAAGACCGAGGAGAGCTTCCAGATCTGGGAGCGGTTTCGGTGGCGCACGGACTTCATCGCCAGCGAGGCCGTGAAGTTCCGCCTGGCCCTCAAGGTGGAGGACACCTGGGGCTACGGCACCTTCACCGCGGCCAATCCGGCCGTGGCGATCATGCCCTACCAGGCCTATTTGCAGTTCAGGATTCCGGGCTGCGCCTTCGAGGCCACGGCCGGGTTGCAGCGGGTCGACCTGCCGCAAAGCGGGCTTTTTTACGCCTCGCCGGTGTTCGGCGACAACGCGGCCGCGCTGGTGGTCAAAGGCCCGCTGATCGACAAGACCCTGTCCGTCCTGGCCGGTTTCGGGCGTCTTATCGACACCAACCGTACCTACGACACCACCACCACCCAGGTGGCCGACGAACTCGACATGTATTTCCTGGCCTTCCCGGTGACGGTCGAGGGCTTTACGGCCACGCCCTGGGGCGCCGTGGCCGTGGCCGGCCGCGGCGCCAACTACTTCACCAACAAGGGGTCCCAGTACGGATCGTCGTATTTCGCGGACACCCTGACCTCGGCCGGCACGTACATCTCGCCCAAGTTGTGGAAAAACGAGCAGAATCCCTTCTGGTGGGTCGGCGGCGCCTTCGAGGTCAGCGCCCTGGATCCGGTGCGCTTCTACGCTGACGTGATTTACGGGGCCGGCGCCCAGAACGACCGCAAGAAAAGCCGCCGCGAAGGCTGGTTCCTCGATCTGGGCCTGGAATACACGGGCTGGGACGTGCTCACGCCCCAGGTTTTCGGCTGGTGGTCCACGGGCGAGGACAAATCAACCCTCAACGGTTCCGAGCGCATGCCCCTGGTGCGGCCCAACTGGGGACCGGGCAACAGCTTCCTGTTCGACGACAGCCAGGAACTGGTCAAGGACTCCAACATGGGCATGAGCCCGGTCGGTTCATGGGGTCTGGGCGCGAGCCTCAACAACGTGACCTTCGTGGAAAAACTGACCCACCGCCTGACCGTCCTGTATGTGGCCGGCACCAACTCGGCCCGGGCCATCCGTTCCCTCAACACCGCCCTGGGCAGCAATCCCTATTTCCAGATGGGGCGCGACCTGACCGTGAACGAATCCGTCCTTGGCCTCAACTTCGATACCAAGTACATGATCTACCAGAATCTGGCCGCCATCGTGGAGACCGGCTGGGCGCACGGCGAGTTCCAGCAGAGCGTCTGGGGCCATCGTCTGGCCAGCCAGGCGCGTGACGGCGACACCTGGAAAGTGGCCTTCGGCCTGTCGTATAAATTCTAA
- a CDS encoding RNA-binding protein, whose translation MSKKLYVGNLSFSSTEDDVRDHFASYGEVISVNLITDRETGRLRGFGFVEMDDEGANAAIQALDGKELGGRTLKVNEAQDKPRSGGGGGGARRGGGYGGGGGRW comes from the coding sequence ATGTCGAAGAAACTTTATGTTGGCAACCTGTCCTTCTCCTCCACCGAAGACGACGTCCGCGACCATTTCGCCTCCTACGGCGAAGTGATCAGCGTCAACCTCATTACCGACCGTGAAACCGGCCGTCTGCGCGGCTTCGGCTTCGTGGAGATGGATGACGAAGGCGCCAACGCCGCCATCCAGGCTCTGGACGGCAAGGAACTGGGCGGCCGCACCCTGAAGGTCAACGAGGCCCAGGACAAACCCCGCTCCGGCGGCGGCGGCGGCGGTGCCCGTCGCGGCGGCGGCTACGGCGGCGGCGGCGGCCGCTGGTAG
- a CDS encoding site-specific integrase produces the protein MPAICKRRGEMRWRAQVKVDRAVVASKWFGPGPKGGTEYRKAITWEEETKARLATTPTVTESLTLLDLANHYLDFAQERHTAKTYKEKAKAFKELLKTLPPETALEAISVPAALRHLRSQAKKRSGNAANKDRKNLATAWNWGRKYLAGFPGGNPFLQVDKYPETRHPRYVPPVADFDKVMAQVKGQDYVMLTAFLHLAARKSEIFRMTWDDVDFPGSRIRLWTRKRRGGNLEADWVPMTGDLKAALLQWWEARPIKDTPYVFVCLDATPFCEGYYGKPFDKRNQFMRRMCDRAGVPRFGFHAIRHLTATILFHAGQSVSVIQRILRHKHPSTTERYLRDLGLDAAREALEAGLGSRGPAKVLRLDNINNKEVAK, from the coding sequence ATGCCGGCAATCTGCAAGCGCCGTGGCGAAATGCGTTGGCGAGCCCAGGTCAAGGTCGATCGAGCGGTCGTGGCGAGCAAATGGTTCGGACCAGGCCCAAAAGGCGGGACCGAGTACCGAAAAGCCATCACCTGGGAAGAGGAGACCAAAGCGCGCTTGGCGACAACGCCAACCGTCACGGAATCCTTGACCCTGCTCGATTTGGCCAATCACTACCTGGACTTCGCCCAGGAGCGCCACACGGCCAAGACCTACAAGGAGAAGGCCAAGGCCTTCAAGGAACTGCTGAAGACGCTGCCTCCGGAGACCGCCCTTGAGGCGATTTCCGTTCCTGCGGCGCTTAGGCACCTGCGAAGCCAAGCCAAGAAGCGTAGCGGCAATGCGGCCAACAAGGATCGGAAGAACTTGGCCACCGCCTGGAACTGGGGCCGAAAGTACCTGGCTGGCTTTCCAGGGGGCAATCCGTTCCTCCAAGTCGACAAGTACCCGGAGACTCGCCACCCGCGTTATGTCCCGCCTGTTGCGGATTTCGACAAGGTCATGGCGCAGGTTAAGGGCCAGGACTATGTCATGCTCACCGCCTTTTTGCACTTGGCGGCGAGGAAGAGTGAGATCTTCCGCATGACCTGGGACGATGTCGATTTCCCCGGCAGCCGCATCAGGCTCTGGACCAGGAAGCGTCGGGGTGGAAACCTCGAAGCGGATTGGGTGCCCATGACTGGAGACCTCAAAGCGGCTTTGCTCCAGTGGTGGGAGGCCCGGCCCATCAAGGACACGCCCTACGTGTTCGTGTGTCTGGATGCGACGCCGTTCTGCGAAGGCTATTACGGCAAGCCTTTCGACAAGCGGAACCAGTTCATGCGCAGGATGTGCGACAGAGCGGGCGTCCCCAGATTTGGGTTTCATGCGATCCGACACCTGACCGCGACCATCCTCTTCCACGCCGGCCAATCGGTCAGCGTGATCCAGCGCATCTTGCGGCACAAACACCCCAGCACCACGGAAAGGTACCTCCGCGATCTGGGCCTCGACGCAGCACGGGAAGCGTTGGAGGCAGGTCTCGGGAGCCGAGGCCCGGCCAAGGTACTGCGGCTCGACAACATCAATAATAAGGAGGTGGCAAAATGA
- a CDS encoding MucR family transcriptional regulator: MIDKKLWSEAKDIAKDQMRHGKIHYSDFEKVTKVIYDDLLRMENGPVIDVMAMEEQVKPALPAASVSKFKHEIVDGEVRCAECGNLFKTLAVHIKQKHGMDSIAYMAKHGVSRKDMQGTIERNARTGGDNPLTILSNIMKAYDIKRNEVKPFVAKNGFKDLKDLMAQAKDKGMSTLDLLKEKAPTPAKKAE, translated from the coding sequence ATGATCGATAAGAAGCTGTGGTCAGAAGCTAAAGATATTGCGAAAGATCAGATGCGTCATGGAAAAATTCACTACTCCGATTTCGAGAAAGTTACGAAAGTCATCTATGATGATCTTCTAAGAATGGAAAATGGTCCAGTTATTGATGTTATGGCCATGGAAGAACAAGTAAAGCCTGCTTTGCCCGCTGCTTCAGTGTCTAAGTTTAAGCACGAAATTGTCGATGGAGAGGTAAGATGCGCTGAATGCGGAAATCTATTTAAGACGCTTGCTGTTCATATTAAACAAAAACATGGAATGGACAGTATTGCATACATGGCTAAGCATGGTGTTTCTAGAAAAGACATGCAGGGGACTATCGAACGAAATGCTAGGACTGGTGGAGACAACCCTCTCACAATACTTAGCAATATCATGAAAGCATATGATATCAAGAGGAATGAAGTTAAGCCATTTGTTGCAAAGAATGGATTCAAAGATCTTAAGGATTTGATGGCGCAAGCTAAAGACAAGGGCATGTCTACTCTTGATCTGTTGAAAGAAAAAGCACCTACTCCTGCAAAGAAAGCGGAGTAG
- a CDS encoding diguanylate cyclase domain-containing protein, translating into MHAVDKFRRINIKYVVSSGVLFVFLSISCAVYFLLKDIEKEKFEIKENGSSIVDNFNVEIEVFYHSLNAMRFMTDQYFSNITNTNVNTVESLRYTEDKSNFYLDVPKGYEENQIGNITGYGSIPSEGSQAAKEMSMSLLLTPLFQLIMNCDPETPWVYYTSFEKFMYLFPRVGIDHFLFTQKVYDTPFIQGALPKHNPNRKIFWTPVYNDEAGKGLMVTVSNPVYEKDILRGVLSIDISIDKLQKYLLYREIKYSSIYLISNTGELLTGTDSNFEKIDLERIKVAEPSRIGFDLYTRFLLKENNWSIVIKTDLYDLSTASLWKVLPIIFILFLFVICILLVVILLNSIKHISKLSTEDFLTSTYNRRMFDHCARSEICVLNRRSNYLAIILIDVDDFKKINDEKGHTGGDSVLKQIAVTLHSCLRRDSDKLFRVGGEEFAILTYVDDQKQLEALMGILLKSIDDLNIVQNSSRYGHVTISLGGVVIKSEDSITQDEALRRADIELYKVKNNGKHGWSIYNS; encoded by the coding sequence ATGCACGCTGTTGATAAATTCAGACGTATCAATATTAAATACGTAGTCAGTTCTGGAGTATTGTTTGTATTTCTGTCAATATCATGTGCTGTTTACTTTCTTTTGAAGGATATTGAAAAAGAAAAATTTGAAATAAAAGAGAACGGATCATCTATTGTAGATAATTTTAATGTCGAAATAGAAGTGTTTTATCATTCTTTGAATGCCATGAGATTCATGACTGATCAGTATTTCTCCAACATCACCAATACAAATGTAAATACAGTTGAAAGTCTGCGTTACACAGAAGATAAGTCAAACTTTTATCTAGATGTGCCAAAAGGCTATGAAGAGAATCAAATTGGCAACATTACCGGATATGGGTCAATTCCTTCTGAAGGTTCTCAAGCGGCAAAAGAAATGTCGATGTCTCTGTTGCTCACTCCCTTATTTCAATTAATTATGAATTGTGACCCAGAAACACCGTGGGTATATTATACATCATTCGAAAAGTTTATGTATCTATTCCCAAGAGTAGGGATTGATCATTTTCTATTTACTCAAAAGGTGTACGACACACCCTTTATTCAAGGGGCCTTGCCAAAACATAATCCAAATAGAAAGATATTTTGGACACCTGTGTATAACGATGAAGCTGGAAAAGGCTTGATGGTTACAGTAAGTAATCCTGTTTATGAGAAAGATATCTTACGGGGAGTTTTAAGTATTGATATAAGCATTGATAAACTTCAAAAATATTTATTGTATCGCGAAATAAAATATTCTTCTATTTATTTAATCTCGAACACAGGTGAGCTACTGACAGGAACTGATTCAAATTTTGAAAAAATAGATCTTGAAAGGATCAAAGTAGCAGAACCTTCTCGAATTGGATTTGATTTATATACACGATTTCTACTTAAAGAAAACAATTGGTCAATAGTCATCAAGACTGACTTGTACGACCTGTCTACAGCATCTTTATGGAAAGTTTTACCTATTATATTTATATTGTTTTTATTTGTCATATGCATTCTTCTTGTTGTTATTTTGCTGAACAGTATCAAGCATATCAGCAAGCTTTCAACAGAGGATTTTTTGACAAGCACATACAACAGAAGGATGTTTGATCATTGCGCAAGGTCTGAAATTTGTGTACTTAATAGACGATCCAACTATCTTGCAATTATTTTAATTGATGTTGATGATTTTAAGAAAATCAATGATGAAAAAGGACATACTGGAGGAGATAGCGTATTGAAACAAATAGCTGTAACGTTGCATTCATGCTTACGACGAGATTCAGATAAATTATTCAGAGTAGGTGGAGAAGAATTTGCTATTTTAACCTATGTTGACGACCAAAAACAATTAGAAGCTCTTATGGGTATTCTGCTAAAAAGCATTGACGATCTGAATATAGTGCAAAACTCAAGTAGGTATGGACATGTAACAATTTCTCTAGGAGGTGTTGTGATTAAGTCTGAAGATTCAATCACTCAAGACGAAGCTTTAAGAAGAGCAGATATTGAATTGTATAAAGTTAAAAACAACGGAAAGCATGGTTGGAGTATCTACAATAGCTAG
- a CDS encoding AAA family ATPase: protein MINNYLQAGFPVLSLITIEYDRVEQDVPFEGHWSFFAWDCQRGIRCAGNPKVVEEILDPVAAIHWLNTKQDTVLFAHNLHLFLDAPEVIQSIQNGTQAWKARGNCLIMVSPMVQVRPELSAIFTVVDLPLPGQETLFALQQELGSPLNVRPNRKAARMARGLTEFEAECAYALSLVQKRYFSSRVISELKSQIIRKTGLLEVWEPESMSKVGGLGQLKAYIRSRAKAFAPGNEHLPRPRGLLLVGIPGTGKTLSCKAAASILGWPLLRLDIGALKGSLVGESEKKIRQATQIIESFGECVVMLDEIEKGFAGVKSSGETDAGTTSGMFSHFLWWLQEHRSPVFVMATANDISKLPPETIRAGRFDAVFMVDLPSLRERRDIIRIMNDRYYAKIPMDFADRLDGWSGSEIEQLAKETAFTGLLDAFHGIVPLARTMREDIDTLRNWARTRARPANTPDDAPEEQRKIRVKLPQGSQTPTVQ from the coding sequence ATGATTAATAATTATTTGCAAGCAGGTTTCCCCGTACTTTCACTCATCACCATTGAATATGATCGTGTCGAACAAGATGTTCCTTTTGAAGGACATTGGAGTTTCTTCGCCTGGGATTGTCAACGCGGCATTCGCTGCGCAGGAAATCCCAAAGTCGTGGAAGAAATCCTCGATCCAGTCGCTGCCATTCATTGGCTCAACACCAAGCAGGATACCGTCCTTTTCGCCCACAACCTGCATCTGTTCCTGGACGCCCCGGAAGTCATCCAGAGCATCCAGAACGGTACGCAGGCCTGGAAGGCCAGGGGCAACTGCCTCATCATGGTATCGCCCATGGTACAGGTCCGGCCAGAACTTTCCGCCATCTTCACGGTGGTGGACCTGCCGCTGCCTGGGCAAGAAACCTTGTTCGCCCTCCAGCAGGAACTCGGATCGCCGCTCAACGTCAGGCCCAATCGCAAGGCCGCACGCATGGCTCGAGGTTTAACAGAATTCGAAGCCGAATGCGCCTACGCACTTTCCCTTGTGCAAAAACGCTACTTCTCTTCCCGCGTCATTTCCGAACTCAAATCGCAGATCATCCGCAAAACCGGTCTTCTCGAAGTCTGGGAACCGGAGTCCATGTCGAAAGTCGGAGGCCTGGGGCAACTCAAGGCCTACATCCGTTCTCGTGCAAAGGCGTTCGCGCCTGGAAACGAACATCTGCCGCGTCCACGAGGCCTGCTCCTGGTGGGCATACCCGGCACCGGCAAGACGCTTTCCTGCAAGGCCGCTGCCAGCATTCTCGGCTGGCCCCTGCTGCGTCTGGACATCGGGGCCTTGAAAGGCTCCCTGGTCGGCGAGTCTGAAAAAAAGATTCGGCAGGCCACACAGATCATCGAGAGTTTCGGTGAGTGCGTGGTTATGCTCGACGAGATCGAAAAGGGTTTTGCCGGAGTTAAAAGCTCAGGCGAAACCGACGCAGGCACGACATCGGGAATGTTCTCGCATTTCCTGTGGTGGCTGCAGGAGCACCGCTCCCCGGTCTTCGTCATGGCCACGGCCAACGACATCTCGAAATTGCCACCGGAAACGATCCGGGCCGGCAGATTCGATGCCGTCTTCATGGTGGACCTGCCCTCCCTGCGGGAGAGGCGGGACATCATCCGTATCATGAACGACCGCTACTACGCCAAAATCCCTATGGATTTTGCCGATAGGCTGGATGGGTGGTCTGGGTCGGAGATCGAGCAACTGGCCAAGGAAACGGCTTTTACGGGCCTTCTCGACGCCTTCCACGGCATCGTCCCCTTGGCCCGCACCATGCGCGAGGACATCGACACCCTGCGCAACTGGGCTCGGACCAGGGCCCGTCCGGCCAATACGCCAGACGACGCCCCGGAGGAGCAACGCAAGATTCGCGTGAAACTGCCACAGGGCAGTCAAACGCCTACCGTCCAATAA
- a CDS encoding DUF2997 domain-containing protein, with the protein MSKQIIVDIAHDGEVRIETKGFTGPICLEESQFIKDLLGQETARCLAPMFYQRGKTRVKKHIPLCG; encoded by the coding sequence ATGTCAAAACAGATCATCGTCGACATCGCCCATGACGGCGAAGTCCGCATCGAAACCAAGGGCTTTACCGGCCCCATCTGCCTCGAAGAGTCCCAGTTCATCAAGGACCTTCTGGGTCAGGAAACAGCCAGGTGCCTTGCCCCCATGTTCTACCAGCGGGGCAAGACCCGTGTGAAAAAACATATTCCGCTTTGCGGATAA
- a CDS encoding DUF3150 domain-containing protein, producing MSHESIFTKACLIQLATSCWIGTRSLHPSQMENLGHGDWLKGRKLLINPELLGPIKTTIQQARKFLTRNALPFPLSGLYLVPKDTIDDVDGHLELFKNEFWSKVETFLDFYTEARDEARSFLGELFSEADYPMNIREKFSFEWRFVTLATPKQASILSPEVYQREKQKFQALMDETREIAIAALREEFGQIVGHMVGKLSSNDGKPRAFKSSMLNRIREFLDTFGDRNLFGDETLAQLVTEARNLVGDTRSSHFGYSVAYNEVLRQKITGQMTQLKSAIDAAIEELPRRRIRLDTTDRGSLPEAA from the coding sequence ATGAGCCACGAAAGCATTTTCACCAAGGCCTGCCTGATCCAGTTGGCCACCTCATGCTGGATCGGCACCAGATCGCTGCACCCCAGCCAAATGGAAAATCTGGGCCACGGCGATTGGCTCAAGGGCCGCAAGCTCTTGATCAATCCCGAACTGCTTGGTCCCATCAAGACGACCATCCAGCAGGCTCGAAAATTCTTGACCAGGAACGCACTGCCGTTCCCCCTTTCTGGGTTGTACTTGGTTCCCAAAGACACCATCGACGACGTCGACGGCCACCTGGAACTTTTCAAAAACGAGTTCTGGTCCAAGGTCGAAACGTTTCTCGATTTTTACACCGAGGCACGTGACGAAGCCAGATCGTTCCTTGGCGAGCTTTTCTCCGAGGCCGATTACCCCATGAATATCCGTGAGAAGTTCAGTTTCGAATGGCGGTTCGTCACCTTGGCCACGCCCAAGCAGGCGAGCATCCTCTCCCCGGAGGTCTACCAGCGCGAGAAGCAAAAGTTTCAGGCGCTGATGGACGAGACCCGGGAGATCGCCATCGCCGCTCTCCGTGAGGAGTTCGGTCAGATCGTCGGGCATATGGTGGGAAAACTCTCCAGTAACGACGGCAAGCCCAGGGCGTTCAAATCCTCCATGCTCAACCGCATCCGGGAATTTTTGGACACCTTCGGCGACCGCAACCTCTTCGGTGACGAAACGCTTGCCCAACTGGTTACTGAGGCAAGGAACCTTGTCGGAGACACGAGGTCCAGCCATTTCGGCTACTCCGTGGCCTACAACGAGGTCCTGCGCCAAAAGATCACTGGTCAGATGACGCAACTCAAAAGCGCCATCGACGCGGCCATCGAAGAGCTTCCCCGGCGACGTATCCGCCTGGACACGACCGACCGAGGTTCTCTTCCAGAAGCCGCATAA
- a CDS encoding PD-(D/E)XK nuclease family protein, with product MFTLTKSKINTYIQCPEKYRLQYLLRIRPLRTNTAIVEGQALHRLIEAGLLYDENAEDVLPAVSEEFWKSMPFEFCAYDDLSAYEAASTRCLLEAKAFLKMLGHLEVRATERDIEAPLVDPISGEACEDINLRGIIDLVDTIDGIDRIIDLKTVSRSPTMPVAHLSMELSIYGYLATYPNFLDRIEPVPVALVSLVRTKAPKVIWDESFRTVEDFEQVTRTCRQIAQAISLGHFWKNPGVQCAWCAYAGFCQYDRDRVVRDFGLERWEFYQSIKAQVETTLTPGFSPLATAA from the coding sequence ATGTTCACATTGACCAAAAGCAAGATCAACACCTACATCCAATGTCCGGAAAAGTACCGCTTGCAATATCTCCTGCGTATCCGTCCTCTTCGGACAAATACAGCTATTGTCGAAGGACAGGCATTGCATCGTTTGATCGAAGCTGGTCTTCTGTATGACGAAAATGCTGAGGATGTTCTTCCTGCTGTATCCGAGGAATTCTGGAAGTCCATGCCGTTCGAGTTTTGTGCTTACGACGACCTATCGGCTTACGAAGCAGCGTCTACACGTTGCCTGCTTGAGGCCAAGGCATTTTTGAAGATGCTTGGGCATCTCGAGGTGCGGGCTACCGAACGTGACATTGAGGCGCCGCTTGTCGACCCCATCTCGGGTGAGGCCTGCGAAGACATCAACTTACGCGGGATCATCGATCTGGTCGACACCATCGACGGCATTGACCGGATCATCGACCTCAAGACGGTTTCCCGGAGTCCCACGATGCCGGTGGCTCATCTGTCCATGGAGCTGTCCATCTACGGCTACCTCGCGACCTACCCGAACTTTCTTGATCGAATTGAACCTGTTCCCGTGGCCCTGGTCTCCTTGGTGCGAACCAAGGCACCCAAGGTCATTTGGGACGAGAGCTTCCGAACTGTCGAGGATTTCGAGCAGGTCACAAGAACCTGCCGGCAGATCGCCCAGGCCATTTCACTCGGTCATTTCTGGAAAAACCCCGGGGTACAGTGCGCCTGGTGCGCTTACGCTGGCTTTTGCCAGTACGACCGTGACCGCGTTGTTCGAGATTTCGGTCTCGAACGGTGGGAGTTCTACCAGTCGATAAAGGCCCAGGTGGAAACCACGCTGACCCCAGGATTCTCGCCCTTGGCGACAGCAGCCTGA
- a CDS encoding ATP-binding protein, whose product MFTRAVRKQSKIRLALMGPAGSGKTYSALQIAKGLGGRIAMIDTERGSGALYSHLVDFDVAELTPPFSPQKYIEAIQEAENVNYDVLIIDSLSHAWAGPGGILDIHDRVSKVTRNSFTAWREVTPDHNRLVDAMLGCACHVLVTLRTKTAYEVVSEGGKTKVAKIGLAPQQREGLEYEFTLVFDMSIEGHVASATKDRTSLFDGNYFTPTAESGIQILEWLHSGRDMLANCVPHTGCNAPLNAHGKSENMPQSLNKKLKDLGLEAHAEDYCAYLCRRYGIASVESLKGDQLSEQVNLLSQCKMREEKRLQLVNILNQYANAA is encoded by the coding sequence ATGTTTACCCGCGCTGTTCGTAAGCAATCGAAAATCAGGCTGGCCCTCATGGGACCGGCCGGTTCCGGCAAGACCTACTCTGCCCTGCAGATCGCCAAAGGCCTCGGCGGCAGGATCGCCATGATCGATACTGAACGTGGCAGTGGGGCGCTTTACTCGCACCTCGTCGATTTCGACGTGGCCGAGCTTACCCCGCCATTTTCCCCACAGAAATACATCGAGGCCATCCAGGAGGCGGAGAACGTCAACTACGACGTGCTCATCATCGACAGCCTGTCCCATGCCTGGGCAGGCCCTGGTGGCATCCTCGACATCCATGATCGGGTGTCCAAGGTCACCAGGAACTCCTTCACCGCCTGGCGCGAGGTCACCCCGGATCACAACCGGCTGGTAGACGCCATGCTCGGCTGTGCCTGCCACGTTCTCGTGACGCTGCGCACCAAGACTGCCTACGAGGTGGTCAGCGAAGGCGGCAAGACCAAGGTCGCCAAGATCGGCCTCGCTCCCCAGCAGCGTGAAGGCCTCGAATACGAGTTCACCTTGGTCTTCGACATGTCGATCGAAGGACATGTTGCCTCAGCGACCAAAGATCGGACAAGTCTTTTCGATGGAAACTACTTTACACCAACTGCGGAGAGCGGTATCCAAATCTTGGAGTGGTTGCATTCTGGACGAGACATGCTTGCAAACTGCGTGCCTCATACAGGATGTAATGCACCCTTGAATGCACACGGAAAGAGTGAGAATATGCCACAGTCACTCAACAAAAAACTCAAAGATCTTGGGCTAGAAGCGCATGCTGAAGATTACTGCGCTTATTTATGCCGAAGATACGGCATTGCAAGTGTTGAATCTCTTAAGGGAGATCAATTGAGCGAGCAAGTAAACCTGCTCAGCCAGTGTAAAATGCGGGAAGAAAAACGTTTGCAACTGGTCAATATTTTGAATCAGTACGCAAACGCTGCATAA
- a CDS encoding site-specific integrase, translated as MKKPTPTATGSPKLIDLANSYLDFVKTRQSRKTYVEKQGVLKRALGRFGSTTELDDITVPEALKFLTDQYRKRSGYAANKERKVLISAWNWGRRYLPNFPECQCPFQTIDRFPEKRQPRYVPSEEDFWKVYEVATGQDRVMLLVFLFLAARRSEVFRLKWTDIDFAGNTVTLWTRKRAGGDLEADPVPMVQRLKKVLMAWWEHRPIVSEYVFVNVEEHAFCKEYLGQPFTNRQHLMERLCKKAGVREFGFHSIRHLTASILYQEGQPVAVVQAVLRHKSPQTTTRYLQTLGFKQTHEAMEAVMGQRGPGKVISMQKAATE; from the coding sequence ATGAAGAAACCGACCCCGACCGCCACGGGCTCGCCGAAGCTGATTGACCTGGCAAACTCCTATCTGGACTTCGTAAAAACCCGCCAAAGCAGGAAGACTTACGTTGAAAAGCAGGGGGTGTTGAAGCGGGCTCTCGGCCGTTTTGGGAGTACCACCGAATTGGACGACATCACCGTCCCTGAAGCCCTGAAGTTCCTGACCGACCAGTACAGGAAGCGCTCGGGATACGCGGCGAACAAGGAGCGCAAGGTTTTGATAAGTGCCTGGAATTGGGGGAGGAGGTACCTGCCGAACTTCCCCGAATGCCAGTGTCCGTTTCAAACAATCGACCGCTTCCCCGAGAAGCGCCAACCCAGATATGTGCCCTCGGAGGAGGACTTCTGGAAAGTGTATGAAGTGGCCACGGGGCAGGACCGGGTCATGCTGCTGGTATTCCTCTTCCTGGCTGCTCGGCGGAGCGAAGTTTTCCGCCTCAAATGGACGGACATCGACTTCGCAGGGAACACCGTCACCCTTTGGACGCGGAAGCGCGCAGGAGGCGATTTAGAGGCCGATCCGGTGCCCATGGTGCAACGGCTGAAGAAGGTCCTCATGGCGTGGTGGGAGCACAGGCCCATCGTCTCCGAGTACGTGTTCGTGAACGTGGAGGAGCATGCGTTCTGCAAGGAATACCTCGGCCAGCCCTTCACCAACCGACAGCACTTGATGGAGCGCCTGTGCAAGAAAGCCGGCGTGAGGGAGTTCGGGTTTCACTCCATTCGCCACCTCACAGCAAGCATACTTTATCAAGAAGGACAGCCAGTTGCAGTGGTCCAGGCTGTTCTTCGCCACAAATCGCCGCAGACTACCACGAGGTACCTGCAAACCCTTGGGTTCAAACAGACTCACGAGGCAATGGAAGCGGTGATGGGGCAGCGAGGTCCGGGGAAGGTGATCAGCATGCAGAAAGCAGCCACCGAGTGA